A part of Flavobacteriales bacterium genomic DNA contains:
- a CDS encoding type IX secretion system membrane protein PorP/SprF, translating into MKTIVNKIVLLVVLAGAGMNAQAQQDPMLSQYMFNGLFLNPAYAGSHKYFSSTLTYRKQWVNFEGAPQTAMAAVDGPLKNETMGIGLIVMNDQIGITRQNDIYASYSYNIKINKTAKLAFGVRAGVSQYKADVTSLQVWDTDDQVFKSNIASQLIPKFGFGMYLYDQKWYAGFSVPTLLAYQKDKNFNLDVNQSTFLNRHYYLTGGLIIEANDKVKLKPSLLIKYLPNAPIQADINFSALFQDVIWLGASYRTGDALLGIIEYQANNRFRVGYAYDLSLSRMRKYNAGSHELMIGFDFGKDFVKVKTPRYF; encoded by the coding sequence ATGAAAACGATCGTAAATAAAATTGTATTGCTGGTGGTTCTTGCGGGAGCAGGAATGAACGCACAAGCGCAACAGGATCCGATGTTGAGTCAGTATATGTTTAACGGATTATTTCTCAATCCGGCCTATGCAGGATCGCACAAATATTTCAGTTCAACGTTGACCTATCGTAAACAATGGGTGAATTTTGAAGGTGCTCCTCAAACAGCGATGGCAGCAGTGGATGGTCCGCTTAAAAATGAAACCATGGGAATCGGATTAATTGTGATGAATGATCAAATTGGTATTACGCGCCAAAATGATATTTATGCAAGCTATTCCTATAACATTAAAATAAATAAAACTGCCAAGCTAGCTTTTGGTGTAAGAGCCGGTGTATCTCAATATAAAGCAGATGTAACCAGTTTACAAGTTTGGGATACCGACGATCAGGTGTTTAAATCGAACATCGCATCACAACTCATACCGAAATTTGGATTTGGTATGTATTTGTATGATCAAAAATGGTACGCAGGATTTTCAGTGCCCACTTTACTTGCATATCAAAAAGACAAGAACTTTAATTTGGACGTCAACCAATCTACTTTCTTAAACCGTCACTATTACTTAACCGGCGGATTGATTATTGAAGCCAATGATAAAGTAAAATTAAAACCATCTTTACTGATTAAGTACCTTCCTAATGCACCGATACAGGCCGATATCAACTTTAGTGCTTTGTTTCAGGATGTGATTTGGTTAGGTGCTTCTTATAGAACAGGCGATGCATTATTAGGTATTATCGAATACCAGGCCAACAATCGGTTTAGAGTGGGATATGCTTATGATTTAAGTTTATCGCGCATGCGTAAATACAATGCAGGTTCGCATGAATTAATGATTGGATTTGATTTTGGAAAAGATTTTGTGAAGGTAAAAACACCGCGTTATTTTTAA
- a CDS encoding AAA family ATPase yields the protein MKIIAVFNIKGGVGKTATAVNIAYAAAEAKTNTLLVDLDPQGAASFYLQQDQGMEEAKQVIKGERSLEEEIIPTPYEHLFLLPADEKYRKMDVFLKELKNGRSWLKNLFKPVSRQFDLVVIDCPPSITLFSENILSNSDYILVPVVPTTLSIRTYEQLKDFCKESGIDGKKLHPFFSMYERRKNLHNESIAEFASSHKETIDVAIPYVSEIERMGVYRRPFINAHPESDIAYLYRQLWKAIKKNIG from the coding sequence ATGAAAATCATCGCTGTTTTTAATATTAAAGGCGGTGTTGGAAAAACGGCTACCGCGGTAAATATAGCATATGCTGCCGCCGAAGCAAAAACCAATACACTTCTTGTAGATCTGGACCCTCAGGGTGCGGCTTCTTTTTATTTACAACAAGATCAGGGGATGGAAGAAGCAAAGCAGGTGATTAAAGGTGAGCGTTCACTGGAGGAGGAAATAATTCCAACGCCATACGAGCATTTATTCTTATTGCCCGCTGATGAGAAATACAGAAAGATGGATGTTTTTCTTAAGGAATTAAAAAATGGAAGATCCTGGTTGAAGAATTTATTTAAGCCGGTGTCGCGCCAGTTTGATTTAGTCGTGATTGATTGTCCACCTAGCATTACATTATTCTCTGAAAATATTTTATCCAATTCAGATTATATTCTGGTTCCGGTTGTACCTACTACATTATCCATTCGCACCTACGAACAGCTGAAGGATTTTTGCAAAGAATCGGGAATTGATGGTAAAAAACTTCATCCCTTCTTCTCGATGTACGAACGAAGAAAAAATCTGCACAATGAAAGTATCGCAGAATTTGCTTCCAGTCACAAAGAGACCATTGATGTAGCCATCCCTTATGTCTCCGAAATAGAACGCATGGGTGTTTATCGTCGTCCATTTATCAATGCGCATCCCGAAAGTGATATTGCGTATTTATATCGTCAGTTGTGGAAAGCGATTAAAAAGAACATCGGTTAA
- a CDS encoding OmpA family protein yields MKTKVTSLLLFALLLSSCLNSTLRKANKEYNSLRYHDAIGHYEKYLKKKQDAQVLVNLANSYRETNNYKAAEATYAKAVNYENIPPITYFYYGKILMNNGNYHEARTWFKKYLSIQQGDIVASMLLASCNTVMDRYRDTTLYEVQQVNIPSFTSAFSVTEYQDGVVFSGDKKVFSGKKENPWTGNSYLDLYQMKKDANGQWMKPEVLKGDINGPYHEGPAAFTKDEKTVYFSRSNYYKKKMNVNEVNENNLKIFKAEKVGEEWKKLEELPFNSDDYSCGHPALSNDEKQLYFVSDMPGGLGGTDIYVSTFDGKSWSKPENLGAPINTPGNEMFPYVHSDGSFYFSSDGHNSMGGLDVFVTYKNESRWMQPENLNYPLNSTKDDFGFSLGKDNTHGFISSSRKDKDEVYEFTKKAPHFNLFGTARKKGTDIPVEGVTVEIIDDNNKVIAVKSGKDGKFKIALEWQRNYFIACTKFGCFTRTDQISTKDKKYSEDFYADFEVEEIVIDKPIVLENIYYDFDKWIIREDAAKELDRLAKLLKDNPKIQIELGSHTDARGTDMYNLVLSDKRAKAAVDFLISRGIDPSRLTWKGYGETQLRNKCSNGVKCSEEEHQLNRRTEFKVIKIE; encoded by the coding sequence ATGAAAACAAAAGTTACATCATTACTACTATTTGCACTTCTGTTGAGTTCCTGTTTGAATTCCACATTAAGAAAAGCGAATAAGGAATACAATTCACTTCGTTATCACGATGCGATTGGTCACTATGAAAAATACCTGAAAAAGAAACAAGATGCACAGGTATTGGTAAATCTGGCCAATTCTTACCGCGAGACCAACAATTACAAAGCAGCGGAAGCCACCTATGCCAAGGCCGTGAATTACGAAAACATTCCACCCATCACTTATTTCTATTATGGAAAAATTCTGATGAACAACGGGAATTATCACGAAGCAAGAACTTGGTTTAAAAAATACCTGAGCATTCAGCAAGGTGATATTGTAGCCAGTATGTTATTAGCTTCTTGTAACACGGTTATGGACCGTTACAGGGACACCACCCTATACGAAGTTCAGCAGGTAAATATTCCTTCCTTTACTTCAGCTTTTAGTGTGACGGAGTATCAGGATGGAGTTGTTTTTTCGGGCGACAAAAAAGTGTTCAGTGGAAAAAAAGAAAATCCATGGACCGGTAATTCTTATCTCGATTTGTATCAAATGAAAAAAGATGCCAATGGACAATGGATGAAACCGGAAGTACTGAAAGGCGATATTAATGGTCCATACCACGAAGGTCCCGCAGCTTTTACCAAGGATGAAAAAACAGTTTATTTTTCGAGAAGTAATTACTACAAGAAAAAAATGAATGTGAATGAGGTCAATGAAAACAACCTTAAAATTTTTAAAGCAGAAAAAGTCGGTGAAGAATGGAAAAAACTGGAAGAACTTCCGTTTAACAGCGATGATTATTCCTGTGGACATCCGGCCTTAAGTAATGATGAGAAACAATTATATTTTGTTTCCGACATGCCGGGTGGATTAGGCGGAACAGATATTTACGTGAGTACATTCGATGGGAAATCATGGTCGAAACCCGAAAACCTCGGAGCACCCATCAATACACCGGGCAATGAAATGTTTCCCTATGTGCATAGCGATGGTTCGTTCTATTTTTCTTCGGACGGACACAACAGCATGGGTGGATTGGATGTATTTGTAACGTATAAGAATGAAAGCCGCTGGATGCAACCGGAAAATCTGAATTACCCTTTAAACTCCACGAAAGACGATTTTGGATTTTCATTGGGAAAAGACAACACGCATGGATTTATTTCTTCGAGCAGAAAGGACAAAGATGAGGTTTACGAATTCACAAAAAAGGCTCCCCATTTTAATCTTTTTGGAACAGCAAGAAAAAAAGGCACCGATATTCCGGTGGAAGGTGTTACCGTTGAAATTATAGATGATAACAATAAAGTAATTGCCGTAAAAAGTGGCAAGGATGGTAAATTCAAAATTGCGCTCGAGTGGCAAAGAAATTATTTTATTGCCTGCACTAAATTTGGTTGTTTTACACGAACCGATCAAATCAGCACCAAGGATAAAAAATATTCAGAAGATTTTTATGCCGATTTCGAAGTAGAGGAAATTGTGATCGACAAACCGATTGTCCTTGAAAATATTTATTACGATTTCGACAAGTGGATCATTCGCGAAGATGCTGCAAAGGAGCTGGATCGTCTGGCTAAACTTTTAAAGGACAATCCGAAAATTCAAATTGAATTAGGTTCGCACACCGATGCACGGGGAACGGACATGTATAATTTAGTCCTCTCCGATAAAAGAGCAAAAGCTGCGGTTGATTTTCTCATCTCCAGAGGCATTGATCCATCGCGCTTAACATGGAAAGGATATGGCGAAACGCAATTGAGAAACAAATGTTCCAACGGAGTAAAATGTTCGGAAGAAGAACATCAATTGAACCGTAGAACTGAATTCAAGGTCATTAAAATCGAATAA
- a CDS encoding DUF481 domain-containing protein: MMFLRVEAGAQIVNIENQRLRKLKDGWSGNVDLSFSITNNTKTIYQVGNRNKIYWKRDRHLVTGITDFNFVGVDNQNYVNNGFQHIRYAYNSCEFPMFYLEGFEQMQYNQIQLIQFRTLLGGGVRAIVLDRDSASINLGAFLMGEYEEEAKGKINRQIRYSTFISFDFQFNKTTGINSITYIQPDVISPDDIRVSSETSLRFNITQKLKFKLVYSLQYDSFPPEGAPKTMYFISNVFGFEF; the protein is encoded by the coding sequence GTGATGTTTCTGAGGGTAGAAGCTGGTGCACAGATTGTGAATATAGAAAACCAACGGTTAAGAAAATTAAAAGATGGTTGGAGTGGAAATGTGGATTTAAGTTTTTCAATTACCAACAATACCAAAACCATTTATCAGGTTGGAAACCGGAATAAAATTTATTGGAAGAGAGATCGACATTTGGTGACCGGTATTACCGATTTCAATTTTGTGGGAGTGGATAACCAGAATTACGTCAATAACGGATTTCAGCATATTCGTTATGCTTACAACAGTTGCGAATTTCCGATGTTTTATCTCGAAGGTTTTGAGCAGATGCAATACAACCAAATTCAGCTCATCCAATTCAGAACTTTATTGGGAGGCGGAGTCCGCGCCATTGTGCTCGACCGCGATTCAGCTTCGATCAATCTTGGTGCTTTTCTAATGGGGGAATACGAAGAAGAAGCCAAAGGAAAAATCAATCGGCAAATTCGTTACAGTACATTTATTTCGTTCGATTTTCAATTCAATAAAACAACGGGCATCAATTCAATTACCTATATACAACCGGATGTAATTAGTCCCGACGATATCCGGGTTTCCAGTGAAACATCATTGCGTTTTAATATCACTCAAAAATTGAAATTCAAACTGGTTTACAGTTTGCAATACGATTCTTTTCCTCCCGAAGGAGCACCGAAAACCATGTATTTTATTTCCAATGTTTTCGGTTTCGAATTTTAA